A genomic window from Thiomonas arsenitoxydans includes:
- the rimO gene encoding 30S ribosomal protein S12 methylthiotransferase RimO produces the protein METSLTPTSPAAAAAPKIGFVSLGCPKALVDSERILTELRAQGYDTSKSYAGADLVIVNTCGFIDAAVQESLDAIGEALAENGKVIVTGCLGARNDAATGNNLVREVHPKVLAVTGPHATDEVLQHVHAVLPKPHDPFVDLVPPAGIKLTPKHYAYLKISEGCNHRCTFCIIPAMRGDLVSRPIGEVLSEARALFASGVKELLVVSQDTSAYGVDVKYRTGFWDGRPIRTRMTELVDALGSLAAEHDAWVRLHYVYPYPHVDEVLPLMAQGRILPYLDVPLQHAHPDVLRRMKRPASGERNLERIARWREICPELVVRSTFIAGFPGETEAEFQTLLDFIREAELDRVGCFAYSPVEGATANALADPVPEALREERRARFMAVAEEVSTRKLHKRVGQVMRVLVDQASREGGVGRTFADAPEIDGKVHLLPPDKPSTIMRLAQSGGQFVRARIVRTDGHDLVGELV, from the coding sequence ATGGAAACATCCCTCACGCCAACATCGCCTGCCGCAGCCGCGGCGCCAAAAATCGGTTTTGTCTCGCTCGGCTGCCCCAAGGCGCTGGTGGATTCCGAGCGCATCCTGACCGAACTGCGCGCACAAGGATATGACACCTCCAAGAGTTATGCGGGGGCGGATCTGGTCATCGTCAACACTTGCGGCTTCATCGACGCCGCAGTACAAGAAAGTCTCGACGCCATCGGCGAGGCCTTGGCCGAAAACGGCAAAGTGATCGTGACCGGCTGCCTGGGCGCGCGCAACGATGCGGCCACGGGCAACAACCTGGTGCGCGAAGTGCACCCCAAGGTGCTCGCCGTTACCGGGCCGCACGCGACCGACGAGGTGCTGCAGCATGTGCACGCCGTCTTGCCCAAGCCGCACGATCCCTTTGTCGATCTCGTGCCGCCAGCGGGCATCAAACTCACGCCCAAGCATTACGCCTATCTCAAAATCAGCGAGGGCTGCAACCATCGCTGTACCTTCTGCATCATCCCAGCGATGCGGGGCGATCTGGTGTCGCGCCCGATCGGAGAGGTCTTGAGCGAGGCGCGTGCGCTGTTCGCGTCGGGTGTGAAAGAACTGCTGGTGGTCAGTCAGGACACTTCGGCCTATGGGGTCGATGTGAAGTACCGCACAGGCTTTTGGGACGGTCGGCCGATTCGCACTCGCATGACCGAACTGGTCGATGCGCTGGGCAGTCTGGCCGCCGAGCATGACGCCTGGGTGCGTCTGCACTACGTCTATCCCTATCCGCATGTGGATGAAGTGTTGCCGCTAATGGCGCAGGGGCGCATCCTGCCCTATCTGGACGTGCCTTTGCAGCACGCCCACCCTGACGTGCTCAGACGCATGAAGCGCCCGGCTAGTGGCGAACGCAACCTCGAACGCATCGCCCGCTGGCGCGAGATTTGCCCCGAACTGGTGGTGCGCTCAACCTTCATCGCGGGTTTTCCGGGCGAGACAGAAGCGGAATTCCAGACCCTGCTCGATTTCATCCGCGAGGCAGAGCTCGACCGCGTGGGCTGCTTCGCCTATTCGCCGGTGGAGGGGGCGACCGCCAACGCGCTGGCCGATCCGGTGCCCGAAGCGCTGCGAGAAGAGCGCCGCGCCCGCTTCATGGCCGTGGCTGAAGAGGTATCCACCCGCAAACTGCACAAGCGGGTGGGACAGGTGATGCGGGTGTTGGTCGATCAGGCAAGCCGCGAGGGGGGAGTGGGCAGAACCTTCGCCGATGCGCCCGAAATCGACGGTAAAGTGCATTTGCTGCCGCCCGATAAACCCTCGACCATAATGCGCCTGGCACAAAGCGGCGGCCAGTTCGTGCGCGCCCGCATCGTGCGCACCGACGGTCACGACCTGGTGGGTGAATTGGTCTGA
- a CDS encoding sulfite exporter TauE/SafE family protein yields MQALHLVTRVTSERRKSSPRHKSAQILTELIRLFLYAVAIMLADLTLTQHILSVVSGVAVGFTLGLIGGGGSILAVPLLLYLVGYPNPHVVIGTTALAVSINAYLNLIPHARAGNVRWKEAVIFAIIGAIAAYIGSTLGKAVDGKKLLFLFAILMLVIAALMIRPKKVKPGEMEGNPGQFSMWKLVVSAAIVGTLSGFFGIGGGFLIVPGLVFATGMPMLAAVGSSLFSEGTFGLTTAVNYASSGLLDWTVAGLYIAGGIAGGVFGARLATHLGKSSKGTLNLIFAALVAVVAAYMIYKNMSAFGIHL; encoded by the coding sequence GTGCAGGCTTTACACCTCGTCACCCGGGTCACTTCCGAAAGACGTAAATCATCGCCTCGCCACAAATCAGCACAAATCCTCACAGAACTCATAAGACTGTTCTTATATGCTGTCGCCATCATGCTCGCAGACCTGACCCTGACCCAACACATCCTGTCCGTCGTTTCTGGCGTGGCAGTCGGTTTTACGCTCGGCCTGATCGGCGGAGGCGGCTCCATCCTCGCGGTGCCGCTCTTGCTCTATCTGGTGGGTTATCCCAATCCCCACGTCGTGATTGGCACGACGGCGCTGGCGGTATCGATCAACGCCTACTTGAATCTGATTCCGCACGCACGCGCGGGCAATGTGCGTTGGAAAGAAGCGGTGATCTTTGCCATCATCGGCGCCATTGCGGCGTATATAGGTTCTACTTTGGGCAAGGCGGTCGACGGCAAAAAGCTGCTATTCCTTTTCGCCATTCTGATGCTGGTCATCGCCGCCTTGATGATTCGCCCGAAGAAGGTCAAACCCGGCGAAATGGAAGGAAATCCCGGTCAGTTTTCGATGTGGAAATTGGTGGTATCCGCGGCCATCGTCGGCACGCTCTCGGGTTTCTTCGGTATTGGCGGCGGTTTTCTCATCGTGCCGGGCCTGGTGTTCGCAACCGGCATGCCCATGCTGGCGGCGGTGGGTTCCTCGCTGTTCTCGGAAGGCACATTCGGCCTGACCACGGCGGTGAACTATGCGAGTTCCGGCCTGCTCGACTGGACGGTCGCGGGGCTATATATCGCCGGGGGCATTGCGGGCGGTGTGTTCGGCGCACGACTGGCCACCCACTTGGGTAAGAGCAGCAAAGGCACGCTCAACCTGATTTTTGCGGCGCTGGTGGCCGTGGTGGCGGCTTACATGATCTACAAAAACATGTCGGCCTTCGGCATCCATCTCTAA
- a CDS encoding acetate uptake transporter: MAEKKAINPAPLGLSGFALTTWLLSMVNAGWFPGADVPMVLAAAFAFGGTAQFVAGVAEGFVGNGFGFVAFCGYGAFWWSFALFVDFFAKGVGGPFVGWYLLLWGVFTTYLWIATWKKGRALMLVFTALVPTFYLLAAGALTGNSGLTVFGGYLGLITAALAFYLAGAEVINEAWGRVVLPV; encoded by the coding sequence ATGGCTGAGAAAAAAGCGATCAACCCGGCGCCATTAGGCCTATCCGGATTTGCCTTGACCACGTGGTTGCTGAGCATGGTGAATGCCGGCTGGTTCCCCGGCGCGGATGTGCCGATGGTGCTGGCCGCCGCCTTTGCATTCGGTGGAACGGCGCAGTTTGTTGCGGGTGTGGCGGAGGGCTTCGTTGGCAACGGCTTTGGCTTTGTGGCGTTCTGCGGATACGGCGCGTTCTGGTGGAGCTTCGCCCTGTTCGTCGACTTTTTCGCCAAGGGCGTTGGCGGCCCGTTCGTCGGCTGGTATCTGCTGCTCTGGGGTGTTTTCACCACTTATCTGTGGATTGCCACCTGGAAAAAAGGTCGCGCCCTGATGCTGGTTTTCACGGCGCTGGTTCCCACCTTCTATCTGCTGGCTGCGGGCGCATTGACCGGCAACAGTGGCTTGACCGTATTCGGGGGCTATCTGGGACTGATTACGGCGGCACTGGCGTTTTATCTCGCAGGGGCCGAAGTCATCAACGAGGCTTGGGGGCGCGTGGTATTGCCGGTTTGA
- a CDS encoding DUF2844 domain-containing protein, with product MKNRWIVLGAAVALSAPIAWASLVQTHSSQPDASKRRMVPAATAQIVSRSLPDNLQIRAATGPQGIPVQEYIGADGSLFAITWAGPQRVQAQDMVRHFFPQASAENAHAAHGLQAVVRSARQSWGNEGVAYLPALMPMDFDPNGLAP from the coding sequence ATGAAAAATCGCTGGATCGTTCTCGGCGCGGCCGTTGCTTTGTCCGCGCCTATTGCCTGGGCCAGTCTGGTCCAGACACACTCATCACAACCCGACGCATCGAAGCGGCGGATGGTTCCGGCCGCGACCGCACAGATTGTGTCACGCTCGTTGCCTGACAATCTGCAGATCCGCGCCGCAACGGGGCCTCAGGGCATCCCGGTGCAGGAATACATCGGGGCCGATGGATCGCTATTCGCCATCACCTGGGCCGGCCCGCAGCGCGTGCAAGCGCAAGACATGGTGCGCCATTTCTTCCCTCAAGCCTCGGCTGAAAACGCCCATGCCGCGCATGGCCTGCAAGCGGTGGTGCGCAGTGCGCGGCAATCGTGGGGCAATGAAGGCGTGGCCTACTTGCCCGCCTTGATGCCGATGGATTTCGATCCGAACGGGCTGGCGCCCTGA
- a CDS encoding DUF4124 domain-containing protein, whose protein sequence is MKLTVRQLRPLLLGLLLCTAPWAHADIYLCRDANGTLVSSDRLTQDCLTYGGKVIGSDGTVRRRILTMKEQAEQAQAKEAAQNLARQQRDQQREDRALLLRYPNEAALEAARVSDLNRPQSMIEDAEKQLATLQRQFKRLQIDAQFYPQGPLPLELRTKLDENKVLTKQQTALIQGQKAEIVRINHEYDALRTRMKPLWARASARQ, encoded by the coding sequence ATGAAATTGACCGTGCGCCAACTTCGACCCCTCCTCCTCGGCTTGCTGTTGTGCACCGCTCCGTGGGCGCACGCTGACATCTACCTCTGTCGCGACGCGAACGGCACGCTGGTTTCCAGTGATCGCTTGACGCAGGATTGCCTGACCTATGGCGGCAAAGTGATCGGCTCAGACGGCACCGTGCGTCGGCGCATTCTGACCATGAAGGAACAGGCCGAGCAGGCCCAGGCAAAAGAGGCCGCGCAGAATCTGGCCAGACAGCAGCGCGATCAGCAACGTGAGGATCGTGCCCTGTTGCTGCGCTACCCAAACGAAGCCGCGCTGGAGGCCGCCCGCGTCAGCGATTTGAATCGGCCGCAGTCGATGATTGAGGACGCCGAAAAACAACTCGCTACTCTGCAGCGTCAGTTCAAGCGTCTGCAGATCGATGCGCAGTTTTATCCGCAAGGCCCACTGCCCCTCGAACTGCGAACCAAGCTCGATGAGAACAAAGTGCTGACCAAGCAGCAAACCGCACTCATCCAAGGCCAAAAAGCCGAAATCGTTCGCATCAACCACGAATACGATGCGCTGCGCACTCGGATGAAACCTTTGTGGGCCAGGGCATCGGCAAGGCAATAG
- a CDS encoding exodeoxyribonuclease III — protein MLPFPLRVTTLNLNGVRSAANKGVDDWLRSQARPDVLCVQELKALEADMTPSLRTLGGLPGAAFQHAEKPGYSGVGLYWKHEPDEVRIGFGHAEFDAEGRYVEAIYKRSGGGRLSIVSAYFPSGSSSEERQQAKFRFLADFHEHLLALKAAGEVLLCGDVNIAHKEIDLKNWKGNLKNSGFLPEERAWMTRLIDEAGYVDVFRQLDPAPNRYTWWSNRGQARAKNVGWRIDYHLATPGIAAQAKSDSAWIYTEQRFSDHAPLTIDYA, from the coding sequence ATGTTGCCTTTCCCCTTGCGCGTGACCACTCTGAATCTCAATGGCGTACGTTCCGCCGCGAACAAGGGGGTCGATGACTGGCTGCGCTCGCAGGCACGCCCGGATGTGCTCTGCGTGCAGGAACTCAAAGCGCTGGAAGCCGATATGACGCCCAGCCTGCGTACCTTGGGTGGATTGCCCGGGGCCGCATTTCAGCACGCCGAGAAGCCCGGCTACAGCGGCGTCGGCCTCTATTGGAAGCACGAACCCGATGAAGTGCGCATCGGTTTTGGCCATGCCGAGTTCGACGCGGAAGGGCGCTATGTCGAAGCCATTTACAAGCGCTCGGGCGGCGGGCGTCTATCCATCGTGTCCGCCTACTTTCCCTCGGGCTCCAGCTCCGAGGAGCGCCAGCAGGCGAAATTTCGGTTCCTGGCCGATTTCCACGAACACCTTCTGGCCCTGAAGGCCGCAGGCGAGGTGCTGCTGTGCGGCGATGTCAACATCGCCCACAAAGAGATCGACTTGAAGAATTGGAAAGGCAACCTCAAGAACAGCGGCTTCCTGCCGGAAGAGCGCGCCTGGATGACCCGACTGATTGATGAGGCGGGCTATGTGGACGTGTTTCGCCAACTCGACCCCGCGCCAAATCGCTACACATGGTGGAGCAATCGCGGGCAGGCCCGAGCGAAAAACGTGGGATGGCGCATCGACTATCACCTGGCCACTCCCGGCATCGCGGCGCAGGCTAAATCGGATAGCGCCTGGATTTACACGGAGCAGCGGTTTTCCGATCATGCTCCGCTAACTATCGACTACGCCTGA
- the lspA gene encoding signal peptidase II, producing MPSALSDSSFTARRGRVWPWLLVSLAIIAADQFTKWWVRQDLPLDSSHPVTGFFNLVYIHNPGAAFSFLASAPGWQRWFFTALSLAASLFILWLMFRNRGKPLFNLALACILGGALGNVIDRVLWGKVTDFLDFYITLNGQQWHWPAFNLADSAIFIGAMLAIVDELRRARQHRS from the coding sequence ATGCCCTCTGCACTGTCTGACAGCTCCTTCACTGCCCGGCGCGGCCGGGTCTGGCCCTGGCTGCTGGTCTCGCTGGCGATCATTGCCGCCGACCAGTTCACCAAATGGTGGGTACGGCAAGACCTGCCGCTCGACAGCAGCCATCCGGTGACCGGTTTTTTCAATCTGGTCTACATCCACAACCCCGGAGCGGCGTTCTCGTTTCTCGCCAGTGCGCCGGGCTGGCAGCGCTGGTTTTTCACCGCGCTAAGCCTCGCCGCTTCGCTGTTCATCCTCTGGCTGATGTTCCGCAACCGGGGAAAGCCTTTGTTCAACCTGGCGCTGGCGTGCATTCTCGGCGGGGCCTTGGGCAATGTGATCGACCGCGTGCTGTGGGGCAAGGTGACCGACTTCCTCGACTTTTACATCACCCTCAACGGCCAGCAGTGGCACTGGCCCGCGTTCAATCTGGCCGACTCGGCGATTTTCATCGGCGCCATGCTGGCGATCGTGGACGAACTCCGACGCGCTCGCCAGCACCGGTCTTGA